The Neodiprion fabricii isolate iyNeoFabr1 chromosome 4, iyNeoFabr1.1, whole genome shotgun sequence genome window below encodes:
- the LOC124179834 gene encoding annexin B9-like has protein sequence MMMPLPQYYAKELHDSMRGSATDDRPIIEVLCTLSNDEIKMIKQAYNSKYSRSLEYDISGDTTGSFKDLIFPLFIADRDESFDLDPAEAQEDARALIGIGDLSFGSEKSTFLKILAERSFTQLQQIFIDYESMAGHGIEKAIENQYSGDIKDGLLSVIKCLRNSPVFFAEQFYKTVQGPEIDDKELIRLIVTRSEIDMREIKEAFVELYNESLENYISEDCYGCYKECLITLIS, from the exons ATGATGATGCCACTACCGCAATATTATGCTAAGGAACTGCATGATTCTATGCGTGGCTCCGCTACTGACGACCGTCCTATCATTGAGGTTCTCTGCACGCTGTCCAACGATGAAATTAAGATGATTAAACAGGCTTACAACTCCA AGTATTCAAGAAGCTTAGAATACGATATCAGCGGAGATACTACAGGTAGTTTCAAGGACCTGATATTCCCCCTGTTCATTGCTGATCGTGATGAATCGTTTGATCTGGATCCAGCGGAAGCTCAAGAAGATGCTCGCGCACTTATCGGGATTG GAGACTTAAGTTTTGGAAGTGAGAAATCTACGTTCCTCAAAATTTTGGCCGAAAGAAGCTTTACCCAGTTGCAGCAAATATTCATAGATTACGAGAGTATGGCTGGACATGGAATTGAAAAGGCCATTGAAAATCAATACTCTGGAGATATCAAGGACGGCCTTCTTTCTGTCA TAAAATGTCTGAGAAATTCACCTGTATTCTTTGCTGAGCAATTTTACAAGACTGTGCAGGGACCTGAAATTGATGATAAAGAACTTATTCGACTAATCGTAACTCGCTCTGAAATTGACATGCGCGAGATCAAGGAAGCGTTTGTTGAACTGTATAACGAATCTCTGGAAAATTATATATCg gaAGACTGTTATGGCTGCTACAAGGAATGTCTCATTACTCTTATTTCTTAA
- the LOC124179832 gene encoding annexin B9-like isoform X1, whose amino-acid sequence MSYGYQGPQYPGQMPPNAMGGPPGAPGTSPYPMNPGAGYPPPTGQQAYPGMPQPFSAYPSTPYPPNQQHSSMPYSQHAGHEQQVPQPQHYGMQQNAPPGTYAPPANNPYPGNSVPYPSHPAQPVNAAQYPGRFVPFDTNDSTPPFPQNTATTFPSNASPHAQGSGPYPGAYNPGGQGIAPAHAQHASATSFPPQHGAPVPHQGQAQSKLSPTVVTYPGFDASADAGALRKAMKGWGTDEKTIINILANRTNRQRQEIAIQFKTLYGKDLIKDLKSELSGNFENLVVAMMTPIAEFYAKELHNAMSGMGTDECVLIEVLCTMTNQELRVIKQTYQSLYGQSLEDRLRSETSGCFKRLMTSLCCANRDESNFVDPAGAQRDAQALFNAGVAQFGTDESVFNQILVSRSIPQLQQIFAEYERIASHEIENAIKSEFSGDIEDGLLTIVRCVKNRPAFFAKQLYKSMRGAGTEDDRLIRLVVTRSEIDMGDIKREFSREYNQTLEQFISDDCSGDYKKCLLALIS is encoded by the exons ATGAGCTACGGATATCAA GGACCGCAGTACCCGGGCCAAATGCCCCCAAACGCCATGGGGGGTCCGCCAGGTGCCCCAGGGACCTCACCTTATCCCATGAATCCCGGTGCAGGCTATCCTCCTCCAACTGGACAGCAGGCTTACCCTGGAATGCCACAGCCATTTTCGGCCTATCCTTCTACTCCTTATCCACCTAATCAACAGCATTCCTCGATGCCTTATTCTCAGCACGCCGGACATGAGCAGCAAGTTCCGCAACCCCAGCATTACGGGATGCAACAGAACGCTCCACCTGGCACTTATGCTCCACCCGCCAACAATCCTTACCCAGGAAATTCGGTTCCGTATCCCAGCCATCCGGCTCAGCCGGTAAATGCTGCCCAGTATCCTGGTCGCTTTGTTCCTTTTGATACAAACGATTCCACTCCTCCTTTTCCTCAGAATACTGCAACTACGTTCCCAAGTAATGCTAGCCCTCACGCACAAGGTTCGGGTCCCTATCCAGGTGCCTATAATCCTGGCGGCCAGGGAATCGCGCCTGCGCACGCACAGCATGCTAGTGCGACCTCATTTCCTCCTCAGCATGGAGCTCCAGTCCCACATCAGGGGCAGGCTCAGTCTAAA CTATCCCCGACTGTAGTGACTTATCCTGGCTTCGATGCAAGTGCTGATGCAGGAGCGTTGAGAAAGGCAATGAAAGGATGGGGAACTGACGAGAAAACCATCATTAATATCCTTGCGAATCGGACAAACCGCCAGCGTCAAGAAATTGCCATACAGTTTAAAACACTCTACGGCAag gATCTGATTAAGGACTTGAAGTCTGAATTATCtggcaattttgaaaatctggtTGTTGCTATGATGACGCCGATTGCAGAATTTTATGCTAAGGAGCTACATAATGCTATGTCCGGCATGGGTACAGATGAGTGTGTTTTGATCGAGGTTCTGTGCACTATGACCAATCAAGAATTACGTGTCATCAAGCAAACGTATCAATCCT TATATGGGCAATCTTTGGAAGACCGTCTGAGGTCAGAAACTTCAGGATGTTTCAAACGCCTTATGACATCCCTTTGCTGTGCCAATCGAGATGAGTCAAATTTCGTAGACCCGGCTGGAGCGCAACGCGACGCTCAAGCACTGTTTAATGCTG GAGTTGCACAATTCGGAACTGATGAATCAGTCTTCAACCAAATTCTGGTGTCAAGAAGTATCCCACAATTGCAGCAAATATTTGCGGAGTACGAACGTATAGCATCtcatgaaattgaaaatgccaTAAAAAGCGAATTCTCTGGAGACATTGAAGATGGTCTCCTCACAATCG TCAGATGCGTCAAAAATCGCCCTGCTTTCTTTGCGAAACAATTGTACAAGAGCATGAGAGGAGCTGGAACTGAAGACGATCGACTGATTCGACTGGTCGTCACTCGCTCTGAAATTGATATGGGGGATATCAAGAGAGAATTCTCTCGGGAGTATAATCAAACTCTTGAACAATTTATATCG GATGACTGTTCAGGGGACTACAAGAAATGTCTTCTCGCTCTGATTTCTTAG
- the LOC124179832 gene encoding annexin B11-like isoform X2 has protein sequence MSYGYQLSPTVVTYPGFDASADAGALRKAMKGWGTDEKTIINILANRTNRQRQEIAIQFKTLYGKDLIKDLKSELSGNFENLVVAMMTPIAEFYAKELHNAMSGMGTDECVLIEVLCTMTNQELRVIKQTYQSLYGQSLEDRLRSETSGCFKRLMTSLCCANRDESNFVDPAGAQRDAQALFNAGVAQFGTDESVFNQILVSRSIPQLQQIFAEYERIASHEIENAIKSEFSGDIEDGLLTIVRCVKNRPAFFAKQLYKSMRGAGTEDDRLIRLVVTRSEIDMGDIKREFSREYNQTLEQFISDDCSGDYKKCLLALIS, from the exons ATGAGCTACGGATATCAA CTATCCCCGACTGTAGTGACTTATCCTGGCTTCGATGCAAGTGCTGATGCAGGAGCGTTGAGAAAGGCAATGAAAGGATGGGGAACTGACGAGAAAACCATCATTAATATCCTTGCGAATCGGACAAACCGCCAGCGTCAAGAAATTGCCATACAGTTTAAAACACTCTACGGCAag gATCTGATTAAGGACTTGAAGTCTGAATTATCtggcaattttgaaaatctggtTGTTGCTATGATGACGCCGATTGCAGAATTTTATGCTAAGGAGCTACATAATGCTATGTCCGGCATGGGTACAGATGAGTGTGTTTTGATCGAGGTTCTGTGCACTATGACCAATCAAGAATTACGTGTCATCAAGCAAACGTATCAATCCT TATATGGGCAATCTTTGGAAGACCGTCTGAGGTCAGAAACTTCAGGATGTTTCAAACGCCTTATGACATCCCTTTGCTGTGCCAATCGAGATGAGTCAAATTTCGTAGACCCGGCTGGAGCGCAACGCGACGCTCAAGCACTGTTTAATGCTG GAGTTGCACAATTCGGAACTGATGAATCAGTCTTCAACCAAATTCTGGTGTCAAGAAGTATCCCACAATTGCAGCAAATATTTGCGGAGTACGAACGTATAGCATCtcatgaaattgaaaatgccaTAAAAAGCGAATTCTCTGGAGACATTGAAGATGGTCTCCTCACAATCG TCAGATGCGTCAAAAATCGCCCTGCTTTCTTTGCGAAACAATTGTACAAGAGCATGAGAGGAGCTGGAACTGAAGACGATCGACTGATTCGACTGGTCGTCACTCGCTCTGAAATTGATATGGGGGATATCAAGAGAGAATTCTCTCGGGAGTATAATCAAACTCTTGAACAATTTATATCG GATGACTGTTCAGGGGACTACAAGAAATGTCTTCTCGCTCTGATTTCTTAG